The following are from one region of the Heterodontus francisci isolate sHetFra1 chromosome 34, sHetFra1.hap1, whole genome shotgun sequence genome:
- the LOC137348499 gene encoding zinc finger protein 3-like: MCGKGFTQSSHLLTHQLVHTDNRPFKCSDCEKSFKSKNDLLKHQRIHSGKKPCTCSVCGKGFTRSANLLIHQRVHTREKLFTCTDCGKEYMDSSDLLTHQRVHTGERPFTCSLCGKGFRKTTNLTQHHLVHTDKRLFKCSDCEKRFKSKCNLLRHQRVHTGERPFTCSVCGKGFTATSHLIQHQLVHTDKRHFKCSACEKRFKSKSNLLRHQRVHTGERPFICSECGKGFTESKNLLRHQRVHK; this comes from the coding sequence atgtgtgggaagggattcactcagtcatcccacctcctgacacaccaacttgttcacacagataacagacctttcaaatgttctgactgtgagaagagctttaaaagtaaAAACGACCTGCTAAAACACCAACGGATTCACTCTGGGAAGAAGCCATGCACTTGCTccgtatgtgggaagggattcactcgatcAGCCAACctcctgatacaccagcgagttcacacaagGGAGAAGCTGTTCACCTGCACTGATTGTGGGAAGGAATACATGGATTCATctgaccttctgacacaccagcgagttcacactggggagagaccattcacctgttctctgtgtgggaagggattccgaAAAACAACCAATCTCACTCAACACCATCTTGTTCACACTGATAAGCgactttttaaatgttctgactgtgagaagagatttaaaagtaaatgcaatctgctgagacaccagcgagttcacactggggagaggccgttcacctgctctgtgtgtgggaagggattcaccgcGACATCCCACCTCATtcaacaccaacttgttcacactgataagagacATTTTAAATGTTCTGCTTGTGAGAAGAGATTCAAAAGTAAAAGcaatctgctgagacaccagcgagttcacactggggagaggccattcatctgttctgagtgtgggaagggatttactgagTCAAAGAATCtgttgagacaccagcgagttcacaagtga